Part of the Carnobacterium pleistocenium FTR1 genome is shown below.
TTCAGGCTACGGGTTTCACGTACAAGTCTCTACTTGGATGCCTAAAAAGCAAAATGATTTTTGAAGGAGAATAAGCTTGAAGAAACAGTCTAATACTAGTAGAAGTATGTCCTATGTTAATAAACGAAAAAAACGAAAAAATATTATTATTTTAAGTATATTGATTCCAATTATGATTATTATTTTAGGTGTAGCCGTTTATGCAGCTATTCTTTACGCCACCGCTCAAAAAACGATTGATGATTCTTATTATGAACTAAATCGTGAGAAAGAGGTTACAGTAGATCCAATTAAAGAAACGACCTCTATTTTGATTATGGGTATTGATGATACCGAAGATAGACAACTTGGGAGTTCTAGAACAGACTCGCTTATCTACCTTACTATCGACCCTAATAGCCATGAAGTGAATATGGTCAGTATTCCTAGAGATACGTATACTCCAATCATGTATCAAGAGGAATCTTTAGGAGAAGATAAAATCAATTCCGCTTATAGTGAAGGTCAAGAGCAAGCAACGATCGAGACCGTTGAGGAATTGCTTGATGTTCCCATTCATTATTATGTAACATTTAATTTTGATGCCTTTTTGAAAATCATAGATGCTTTAGGTGGAATAGAAATGGATGTTCCAATAACTTTTTCAGAACAAAACTCTGATGGTAAGTTGAATCAAATCACTTTAGAAGAAGGTTATCAGACTTTAAATGGTGAAGAGGCTTTAGCCTTGGCTCGTACAAGAAAAATTGATAATGACGTTATGCGTGGAGAAAGACAACAATTGTTGATCCAAGCAATTGTGGAAAAAGCCCTTAGTGTCGGTTCAATCACTAAATACACGAATGTCATTGAAGCCGTTGGGTCAAACATGCGTACCGATTTAACGTTTAATGAAATGTTGGGAATCGCTCAAACTGGATTAGAGAGTTCATATGAATTCAACTCTTATACTTTTGAATGGACAGATTTCACATTATATGGAGCAAGCATGGTTGAACTTTATCCAGATAGCGTTGATTTTGTTAGTCATCGTTTCAGAGTAGCTCTAGGATTAGATTCTTTAGATGAGCGAGATGCTGAAGGGTATGAATTTGAAACAAACGGTATAACAAATTACGCTTACTAACGGAATTTACATTTCTAAGTCTTACACAAGTTGATAAATACAAAATGGGTACAAAGACTTATTCGTCTTTGTACCCATTTTGTATTTATCGTTTTCTGTTTAATTTACTAGCAAAACGTTTTAGTCTTGTTAATAAGGGTCTTCTTTCTTCACTCACTAAGCCGATTAATTCCATAAACAATTCTAGACCAAGCAACAATCCAATGGTTAACATAATGGAGCCTATCAAGCTTGATAGTGGATACATCAATGCAATTAGTGAGAACATAGCGGCAATACTATAAATAGCAAGTACCGTCTGTCTATGGGTTAAACCTAATGTCATCAAGCGGTGATGCAAATGCATTTTATCCGCACTAGAAATGGGTTTTCGATTTAAACGTCTCCGTAATATCGCTGCAATCGTATCAGTGATCGGTATGCCTAGTATGACGACCGGTATAATAACTGTAATCAAGGTAGCATTTTTCAACCCTTGCAGTGACATGACAGAAATCATAAATCCTAAAAATAACGCACCTGTGTCTCCTAAAAAAATACGAGCTGGGAAAAAATTATAGGGTAGAAACCCGGTAGCTGCAGCAACTAATGTGAATATCATTATGGGAACAGCAACATCATCAATTGTTAAAAAGAAAAACCCAATAATACCCATGGTTGTTAAAGCAATCATTGAAACGCCAGTTGCCAAACCATCTAAACCGTCAATAAGATTAACAGCGTTTGTAATAGCTAATATCCATAACAAGGTTATTGGCAGGCTAAATATGCCTAAATGTATTTCTCCAATCAAAGGTAATGTAACAAGATCCATTTGAATATCCGCGACATAATAAATGATAAGAGCAGCTATAGTAATGCCCAACAATTTCATTTTTGGCGTTATTTCGATTAGATCATCTACCATCCCCGTAATAATGATGACAGTAGAAGCAATAAACAGGGGCAGAACTTGTTCAAAAGGGATTGTTTGCATAAAAAATAGTGAAAAATAAAAAGACAAATAGATTGCTAATCCACCTAATGTTGGCATGGGCTTTATATTTACTCGCCTTTCACCAGGTTTGTCTATGGCATTTACTTTTAATGCTAATTTTTTTATTAGCGGCGTTAGGATAAGGCTGAGGAGAACTGTTAATAAACAGACTACTAAAACTTGAAACATATCATACATAAAAGAGAAACCTACTTTCAAAGCCATTCTTTCTTTCATTATACAAATATAATTACTAAAATACAATTGCAATTTGGCTTTGGCTTTTATACTAAGGAAATAAAAAAATTACGCTAACTGTTGCTTAGCGTAAATTTTTTTCTAAATAAAATTCAAATCGCTCACCTACGTATTGAGTACGAACATACTCAAAAGGCAGTTTTTCTTTTGAATAACTGATTTGCTTTAATTGAAGAATAGATTCACCGCGTTTTATCGATAAATATTCAGCGATTTTCTCAGAAGCACACATAGCAGAAACCGTTTGTTCAGCTCGCTTAACGGTAATTCCTTGTTCAGCTTCCAATACTTTGTAAAGCGATTTGGTTATTTCTTGTTTTCCTAATGATTCTACAAGATGGTACGGAATCGTTGCAACTTCAAAACAAATAGGCACATCATCAGCATAACGAATCCTTTCCATTCTTAAAACCATTTCTTCAGTATTTAATTTTAAATTCTCAGCTTCACTGACACTAGCTGGCTTTACATGATAAGAAATTGTTTTACTTGTTGGTTTGCGTCCTTGTGAGATCATGATATCTGTAAAACTTTGGATTCCCGCCATTTTTTCTTGCACCTTTTTATTAGATACATAAGTGCCAGAACCTACTTTTCGTTCTAAGATTCCTTCATCCACAAGCGTTTGTACAGCTTGTCTCAGAGTCATTCGGCTGACACTAAACTGGATAGCTAGATCTCTTTCAGAAGGAATGCGTTCTCCTATTTTCCAAACTTCTTGTTCTATCATTTTTCGTATTTGATTATGGATTTGAATATAAATTGGTGTCGCCTTACCCATGATTTTGCTCCTATCGTTTAATTAATTTAGCTGCCGCCTCATCTACGATTATAATTACATTTTCATGCTTTTGCAAGATGCTTGCAGGAACTTCTTGCGTTATAGGTCCTTCAATAGCTTTTTTTATTGCTTCTGCTTTTGTTTCGCCATAGGCCATTAAAATGATTTTTTCAGATTTCATAATTGATTTGATTCCCATTGAGTAAGCTAAACGCGGAACATCT
Proteins encoded:
- a CDS encoding undecaprenyl-phosphate alpha-N-acetylglucosaminyl 1-phosphate transferase, with protein sequence MFQVLVVCLLTVLLSLILTPLIKKLALKVNAIDKPGERRVNIKPMPTLGGLAIYLSFYFSLFFMQTIPFEQVLPLFIASTVIIITGMVDDLIEITPKMKLLGITIAALIIYYVADIQMDLVTLPLIGEIHLGIFSLPITLLWILAITNAVNLIDGLDGLATGVSMIALTTMGIIGFFFLTIDDVAVPIMIFTLVAAATGFLPYNFFPARIFLGDTGALFLGFMISVMSLQGLKNATLITVIIPVVILGIPITDTIAAILRRRLNRKPISSADKMHLHHRLMTLGLTHRQTVLAIYSIAAMFSLIALMYPLSSLIGSIMLTIGLLLGLELFMELIGLVSEERRPLLTRLKRFASKLNRKR
- a CDS encoding LCP family protein, producing the protein MKKQSNTSRSMSYVNKRKKRKNIIILSILIPIMIIILGVAVYAAILYATAQKTIDDSYYELNREKEVTVDPIKETTSILIMGIDDTEDRQLGSSRTDSLIYLTIDPNSHEVNMVSIPRDTYTPIMYQEESLGEDKINSAYSEGQEQATIETVEELLDVPIHYYVTFNFDAFLKIIDALGGIEMDVPITFSEQNSDGKLNQITLEEGYQTLNGEEALALARTRKIDNDVMRGERQQLLIQAIVEKALSVGSITKYTNVIEAVGSNMRTDLTFNEMLGIAQTGLESSYEFNSYTFEWTDFTLYGASMVELYPDSVDFVSHRFRVALGLDSLDERDAEGYEFETNGITNYAY
- a CDS encoding GntR family transcriptional regulator is translated as MGKATPIYIQIHNQIRKMIEQEVWKIGERIPSERDLAIQFSVSRMTLRQAVQTLVDEGILERKVGSGTYVSNKKVQEKMAGIQSFTDIMISQGRKPTSKTISYHVKPASVSEAENLKLNTEEMVLRMERIRYADDVPICFEVATIPYHLVESLGKQEITKSLYKVLEAEQGITVKRAEQTVSAMCASEKIAEYLSIKRGESILQLKQISYSKEKLPFEYVRTQYVGERFEFYLEKNLR